The following nucleotide sequence is from Nitratidesulfovibrio termitidis HI1.
GGAAGGTGGGGAGCCGGGCCACAACGGGCTGTTTTCGAACGGTTTTTCCGCGCACTGGCCGTGCGGGCTTCGCCGGTTGTTCCGGATGCACGCAATGATGCATGCGTGCGCATGGCGGGCGTGCTCCCCGTGTCGGCGAACGGAAACCCCGGGCCGGAAATGGTCCCGAAGGCCGATTCCGGCCGCCGTTGCCGCAACTGCGGCTTGATCTGGTCCGGTCGGTGCGGTGGCTAGGAGACCGGTTGTCCGATGCCGGGGCGGGCGTGGTCCGGGGCGGGCGGCACGGCGTTCTCGTGCACGCAGCGGCCCAGCAGCAGGTAGTGGCGGCTGATGCAGGCCAGCGCCTGCATGGGTTCGTTGGCCGCAATGGCCCGGGCCGTGTCGCACCAGTTGGCGGCTGTGGCCTCCCGGTATTCGGGCGACTCGTACAACCGGTAGTCGTGTGAGCTGAAACCGGCCTGCAACGCGGCCATTACCCATTCGAAGATGGGGTTGCGGGCCATGTGCGCCAGCATCAGGTTCAACTGGCGGTCGATCTCGCCCACGGCGTCAAGGTCGGGCCGGTTCGCACGCAGCTCGGCGGCCAGCCGGTCGGCCTGGGCCACCAGGGCTTCCCGTTCCCGCGGCGTGGCCCGGGCGATGGCCAGGGTGGTGATGCTGCGGTCGATGCTTTCGCGAAATTCGATCAGGCTGGCGGGCGCGAACGGATGCTGCTTCAGGAACAGGGCGAGGGATTCGCTGACCTGGGCGACGTCGATCTGCTTGACGTAGGCCCCGCCCCTGGACCCTTTGCGGATTTCCAGCAGGCCTTTCTGGGTAAGGGCGCGCAGGGCTTCACGGATGACGCCCCGGCTGGTCCGGAACTGCATGTGCAGGTCGCGTTCGCTGGGCAGGCACTGGCCGGGCAGGATGCGGCCCTCAATGATGGCCGCCTCTATCTGCAGGGCGACATCCTGGCCTGCCCTGCCGACCTCGGCGGGAGTGAAGAGTGGTTCCGTGGTGTCGTTATGCATGCTGGAAGGCTACAATGGTACTACCATTTGGGTCAATGCCTTTCGGCTATTTTGTGTGTTCTCACAGCCATTCGCTGTGTGCTGACAATTTTTATTTTTATATTTAACAGTATTACGATGTAATTGTTTTCATTTTGGCCAGTGGCCTAGCAGGGCGAATCGAAGGAGCGTGGATGTCCTTGTACGTATAATGGTAGTGCCTAATAGCGTACATTGGCAGATTGGCACGTTGGCGGGCGGGGGAGGCGGGGCTGCGGAGGGGGCGTCCCGTGGGGGGGCACACCGCCGTGCCGAGGGCGGGATGTTCACTGCCGGGCTGTCCGGTGCCCGGCGAAAACGCCGAAAGCCCCTGACGCTGTTGCGTCAGGGGCTTTCGTTCAAATGGAGCCGTATTGATACGGCGTTGTTCTCTGGCTCCCCGGGACGGACTTGAACCGCCAACCTAGTGATTAACAGTCACCCGCTCTGCCAATTGAGCCACCGGGGAACGTGGCGCGCCGGGTGTTTTCCGGCGCGGAGGGTGAAGTACCCGCAACGGGCAGGACGGTCAAGCAAAAAAACGTGCAGCGCGAGAAAACTGTTGACGAACGAGCGCCTTGGGCGTTTCTTGACTGCCGCACTCAATTGGCATACCCGTAGCAGTCCGGCATCCGGCAGAATCAACAGGTCCACGGAGAACGTCCTTGAGCAGTCAGGAACAGTCGAAGCGCAAGCGGATCAAGCTTGCCACCAAGTCCGAGCGGGCGGAGTATTTCATGCCCATGCTCGAAAGTCTGGAAACCCGCGACGAACTGAACGAAGTCGTCAAGAACCGGGTGGTCAAATCCTGTGAACTGCTGGACGACGGCGTTGCCCTGTACCCCAACGGTTTCGTGAAACAGCACGACGTGGCGGCCATTTCGGCCGAATACGAAGGTTTGACCGCCGAGGAACTGGAAAACGTCGACACGCGCTTTACCTGCGCGGGGCGCATCGTCTCGCAGCGCTCGTTCGGCAAGGTGACCTTCTTCCATCTAATGGATAAGAGTGGCCGCCTGCAGTGCTACACCGCGCGAGAAGTGCTGGGCGAAGACCTGTATCGCAACTTCAAGAAGCTGGATACCGGCGACATCGTGGGCGTTTCCGGCACGCTGTTCCGCACCAAGACGGGTGAACTGACCCTGTCGTGCGACCAGTGCGTCCTGCTCACCAAGTCCATCCGCCCCCTGCCCGAAAAGTACCACGGCCTGAAGGACGTGGAGACCCGCTACCGCCAGCGCTACGTGGACCTTATCGTCACGCCGCGCACGCGCGAGATTTTCCGCAAGCGCACCATGATCGTGCGCGAATTCCGCCGCTTCCTGGAGGAAAAGGGCTTCATGGAGGTGGAAACCCCCATGATGCAGCCCATTCCCGGCGGCGCCACGGCCATGCCGTTCATCACCCACCACAACGCGCTGGACATGCAGCTGTATATGCGCATCGCGCCGGAGCTGTACCTGAAGCGCCTGCTGGTGGGCGGGTTCGAGAAGGTGTTCGAGATCAACCGCAACTTCCGCAACGAAGGCATCTCGACCCGGCACAACCCGGAATTCACCATGTGTGAATTCTACTGGGCGTACGCCACCTTCGAGGACCTCATGGACCTGACCGAACAGCTGTTCGCCCATGTGGCGGAGAAGGTGTGCGGTTCGTACGTGGTGACCTATCAGGGCCAGGAAGTGGACCTTACGCCGGGCCGCTGGACGCGTCTTTCGTTCCATGATTCGCTGGAGAAGATCGGCGGGCACAAGCCGGAATTCTACAACGATTATGACGCGGTGCGAAAGTATATCCGTGAACGCGGCGAAAAGGTGGTGGACGGCGAGAAGATGGCCAAGCTGCAGGCCAAGCTGTTCGACCTGGACGTGGAAGGCAAGCTGATCCAGCCCACCTTCATCTATCATTACCCCACCGACATCTCGCCGCTGTCGCGCCGCAACAACGAGCGGCCCGACGTTACGGACCGCTTCGAACTGTTCATCACCGGGCGCGAACTGGGCAACGCCTTCTCCGAACTGAACGACCCCGTGGACCAGCGCATGCGCTTCATGGACCAGGTTGCCGAAAAGGAAGCGGGCGACGCCGAGGCGCACTTCATGGACGAGGACTACCTGCGTGCCCTGGAGTACGGCATGCCGCCCGCGGCAGGACAGGGGGTGGGCATCGACCGGCTGGTCATGCTGCTGACCGACTCGCCCTCCATCCGCGAGGTCATCCTGTTCCCGCTGCTGAAGCCGGAAAGCTAGGCCCCGCCGCATGAGCTTCGAACTGTTCGTGGCCTTGCGCTACCTGTTCGCACGGCGCAGGCAGACCTTCATATCCGTCATTTCCGTCACCTCCATTCTGGGGGTGGCGCTGGGGGTGGCGTCGCTGATCGTGGTGCTGGGCGTCATGAACGGCTTCACCACCGACCTGCGCGACAAGATCCTGGGCGCCAACGCCCACGGCATCGTCATGTCCGCCGACCGCACCGGTCTTTCCGACGCGCCGCATCTCATCGAGAAGATCCGGCAGGTGGACGGGGTGCGCGGCGCGACGCCGTTCATCTATTCCGAAGTCATGCTTTCCACCCCCCACGGGGTGAAGGGGCTGGTGCTGCGCGGCATAGATCCGCAGACCGCTCCTTCCGTGCTGGGCATCCTTTCCAACATGACCAAGGGCAACGTGGCCGACCTTGCGCCGCGTGCAGGCGCGGAGGGCGCGTCTCCCACAGGGGGCGCTGGCGCTCCCTCCGGCCCGCCCGGCGTGATCATCGGCGACGAACTGGCCCAGCGCCTGGGCGTGGTGGTGGG
It contains:
- the lysS gene encoding lysine--tRNA ligase; the protein is MLESLETRDELNEVVKNRVVKSCELLDDGVALYPNGFVKQHDVAAISAEYEGLTAEELENVDTRFTCAGRIVSQRSFGKVTFFHLMDKSGRLQCYTAREVLGEDLYRNFKKLDTGDIVGVSGTLFRTKTGELTLSCDQCVLLTKSIRPLPEKYHGLKDVETRYRQRYVDLIVTPRTREIFRKRTMIVREFRRFLEEKGFMEVETPMMQPIPGGATAMPFITHHNALDMQLYMRIAPELYLKRLLVGGFEKVFEINRNFRNEGISTRHNPEFTMCEFYWAYATFEDLMDLTEQLFAHVAEKVCGSYVVTYQGQEVDLTPGRWTRLSFHDSLEKIGGHKPEFYNDYDAVRKYIRERGEKVVDGEKMAKLQAKLFDLDVEGKLIQPTFIYHYPTDISPLSRRNNERPDVTDRFELFITGRELGNAFSELNDPVDQRMRFMDQVAEKEAGDAEAHFMDEDYLRALEYGMPPAAGQGVGIDRLVMLLTDSPSIREVILFPLLKPES
- a CDS encoding FadR/GntR family transcriptional regulator, translated to MHNDTTEPLFTPAEVGRAGQDVALQIEAAIIEGRILPGQCLPSERDLHMQFRTSRGVIREALRALTQKGLLEIRKGSRGGAYVKQIDVAQVSESLALFLKQHPFAPASLIEFRESIDRSITTLAIARATPREREALVAQADRLAAELRANRPDLDAVGEIDRQLNLMLAHMARNPIFEWVMAALQAGFSSHDYRLYESPEYREATAANWCDTARAIAANEPMQALACISRHYLLLGRCVHENAVPPAPDHARPGIGQPVS